A genome region from Thermoanaerobaculia bacterium includes the following:
- a CDS encoding CdaR family protein: MRRLLFENLAWKVLALALAFFLWFSLSGQRRQRISERGYVIPLTVVNLPRDMVIASPLPDTVDVRLRGPFDAIRIADPSKMEAVMDFADARPGDRIYKLGGDDINGPEDLEVVSIAPSAVRVRIERLAEKVVPITPRFTGANAAAVTARVAPPTARITGPESEVARTQAVATDPISLSGRAGDFTAAATLAAETAIRVVEPKGVVSVHVHWKTGGA, from the coding sequence GTGAGGAGGCTGCTCTTCGAGAACCTGGCCTGGAAGGTCCTGGCGCTCGCGCTCGCGTTCTTCCTCTGGTTCTCGCTCTCGGGGCAGCGGCGGCAACGAATCTCGGAACGCGGCTACGTGATTCCGCTCACGGTCGTCAACCTGCCGCGCGACATGGTCATCGCCTCCCCGCTCCCCGATACCGTCGACGTCCGGCTCCGCGGCCCGTTCGACGCCATCCGGATCGCCGACCCCTCCAAGATGGAGGCGGTCATGGACTTCGCCGACGCGCGGCCCGGCGACCGCATCTACAAGCTCGGCGGCGACGACATCAACGGGCCCGAAGATCTCGAGGTCGTGTCGATCGCGCCCTCCGCCGTGCGCGTGCGGATCGAACGTCTGGCGGAGAAGGTGGTCCCGATCACGCCGCGCTTCACGGGCGCGAACGCGGCGGCGGTCACCGCGCGCGTGGCCCCCCCCACGGCGCGGATCACCGGGCCCGAGAGCGAGGTCGCCCGGACGCAGGCCGTGGCCACGGACCCGATCTCGCTGTCGGGGCGGGCCGGCGATTTCACCGCCGCCGCGACGCTCGCGGCCGAGACCGCGATCCGGGTCGTCGAGCCCAAGGGCGTCGTCTCGGTCCACGTGCACTGGAAGACGGGCGGAGCATGA